The Knoellia sp. S7-12 region CTTGCCGTCATCTCGGTGATCTATGGCGGGCTGCTGGCCATCGGATCGCGCGACATCATGCGACTCATCGCCTTCACGTCGATCAGCCACTTCGGCCTCATCGTCCTCGGCATCTTCGCGATGACCACGACGGCAGGGTCCGGGTCGGCGCTCTACATGATCAACCACGGCTTCGCGACGGCCGGGCTCTTCCTGCTCGCCGGGTTCCTCATCTCGCGGCACGGGTCGCAGCGGATCGCCGACTACGGCGGCTGGCAGCGGGTGACCCCGGTGCTCGCCGGGGCGTTCCTCATCTCCGGTCTGTCGTCGCTGGCGCTGCCCGGTCTGTCGTCCTACGTATCGGAGTTCCTCGTGCTCACGGGGACCTTCCAGCGCTACCAGGTGGCTGCCGCCATCGCGACCATCGGCATCGTCCTCGCCGCGCTCTACATCCTGCTGACCTACCAGCGCGTCTTCACAGGTCCGCGTCCGACGTTCGCCAAGGGCGGCGAACCGCGCGACCTCGGCCTGCGCGAGAAGCTCGTCGTGGCGCCGATCATCGCGTCGTTCCTGCTCCTCGGGTTCTTCCCGAAGCCGGTCCTCGATCTCGTCAACCCCGCCGTGAAGCAGACGCTCGAACTCGTCGGTGTCACTGATCCGACGCCGACCCACGCCACCGGGAGTGCCCAGTGACCGCCCTGTCCACCGCCCTGCCGACAGCCTTCGAGGCCGTCCAGGTCAACTACGGCGCCGTCGCGCCGATGCTCATCATCGTGGGCGCCGCGCTCGTCGGGGTACTGGTCGAGGCGTTCGCGCCGCGACAGTCACGGCACATCATCCAGGTGACGCTCGCGCTGGCCGCCCTCGTGGTTGCCTTCGCGGTGCTCGCGCTCGTGTCCGTCGACAACCAGAGCGTCACCGCCGGCGGCTCGATCGTCGTCGACGGCCCGGCCCTGTTCATGCAGGGGACGCTGCTGGTCTTCTCGGTCCTCGGAGTGTTGACCATGTCGGAGCGTTTCGGTGGCCGGTCCGCCGACGCCTTCACCCCGATGGGTGCGGCGACACCGGGCTCACCCGCTGAGTCCGCAGCGGATCGCGCTGGCTTCGCGACGTCGGAGGCCTTCCCGCTGACGTTGTTCGCCGTGTTCGGCATGCTGATGTTCGTCTCGTCGAACGACCTCATCACGATGTTCGTCGCGCTCGAGGTCTTGTCCTTGCCGCTGTATGTGTTGACGGGCCTGGCGCGTCGTCGTCGCCTGCTCTCGCAGGAGGCCTCGCTCAAGTACTTCCTGCTGGGTGCCTTCTCGTCGGCCTTCTTCCTCTTCGGTGCGGCGCTGCTCTACGGGTATGCCGGGTCGACCGACTTGGCGAAGATCGCCCAGGCGATCACCACGGCCAACGGGGCTTACGAAGGACTGCTGCTCCCCGGTGTCGTTCTTGTGCTCATCGGCCTGCTGTTCAAGGTCGGCGCTGTGCCGTTCCACTCGTGGACGCCGGACGCCTACCAGGGCGCCCCGACCCCGGTCACCGGGTTCATGGCCGCCGCGACCAAGCTCGCTGCCTTCGGTGCGATCCTGCGCTTCGCCTACGTCGGGGTCGAGTCC contains the following coding sequences:
- the nuoN gene encoding NADH-quinone oxidoreductase subunit NuoN, translating into MTALSTALPTAFEAVQVNYGAVAPMLIIVGAALVGVLVEAFAPRQSRHIIQVTLALAALVVAFAVLALVSVDNQSVTAGGSIVVDGPALFMQGTLLVFSVLGVLTMSERFGGRSADAFTPMGAATPGSPAESAADRAGFATSEAFPLTLFAVFGMLMFVSSNDLITMFVALEVLSLPLYVLTGLARRRRLLSQEASLKYFLLGAFSSAFFLFGAALLYGYAGSTDLAKIAQAITTANGAYEGLLLPGVVLVLIGLLFKVGAVPFHSWTPDAYQGAPTPVTGFMAAATKLAAFGAILRFAYVGVESSRLEWRLGVAAIAVLTMVVGAVLSVTQTDVKRLLAYSSVAHAGFILVGVLAFDVTGVSGTMFYLAAYGLATIAAFAIVSLVRSGGSEATHLSQWAGLGRKHPVVAGIFALLLLAFAGIPLTSGFTAKFAVFAPAIAHGGLAGIIMVVVGVLASAVTAFVYFRLIVLMYFTEPTGDDVVALTPSIASTVAITVGALGTVILGILPGPILDLAGRVSQFIQ